A window of Clavibacter michiganensis contains these coding sequences:
- a CDS encoding alpha-ketoacid dehydrogenase subunit beta, whose protein sequence is MPMAKALNAGLRRALEEDDKVLLMGEDIGPLGGVFRITEHLQRDFGDRRVIDTPLAESGIVGTAIGLAMRGYRPVCEIQFDGFIYPAFDQITSQLAKITNRHEGAMRMPVVIRVPYGGHIGAIEHHQESPEAYFAHTPGLRVVSPSTPHDAYWMIQEAIRSDDPVMFFEPKARYRPKGEVDFSAPGIGLHESRVVRSGTDVTLVGHGAMVAMLLQAAELAAEEGTSVEVVDLRSLSPVDYGPILESVQRTGRLVVAQEAPGHVSVGSEIAATVTERAFYSLEAPVIRVSGFDAPFPPAKLETLYLPDADRILEAVDRSLAY, encoded by the coding sequence ATGCCGATGGCCAAGGCCCTGAACGCCGGCCTCCGCCGCGCGCTCGAGGAGGACGACAAGGTCCTGCTCATGGGCGAGGACATCGGCCCGCTCGGCGGCGTCTTCCGCATCACCGAGCACCTGCAGCGCGACTTCGGCGACCGCCGCGTCATCGACACGCCGCTCGCCGAGTCCGGCATCGTCGGCACGGCCATCGGCCTCGCGATGCGCGGCTACCGGCCCGTGTGCGAGATCCAGTTCGACGGCTTCATCTACCCGGCCTTCGACCAGATCACGAGCCAGCTCGCCAAGATCACCAATCGCCACGAGGGCGCCATGCGGATGCCCGTCGTGATCCGCGTGCCGTACGGCGGCCACATCGGCGCCATCGAGCACCACCAGGAGAGCCCCGAGGCGTACTTCGCGCACACCCCCGGCCTCCGCGTCGTGAGCCCGAGCACCCCGCACGACGCCTACTGGATGATCCAGGAGGCCATCCGGTCGGACGACCCGGTCATGTTCTTCGAGCCCAAGGCCCGCTACCGGCCGAAGGGCGAGGTGGACTTCTCCGCTCCCGGCATCGGCCTGCACGAGAGCCGCGTCGTCCGCTCCGGCACCGACGTCACGCTCGTCGGTCACGGCGCCATGGTCGCGATGCTCCTCCAGGCCGCCGAGCTCGCGGCCGAGGAGGGCACGAGCGTCGAGGTGGTGGACCTGCGCTCGCTGTCGCCCGTCGACTACGGCCCCATCCTCGAGTCGGTCCAGCGCACCGGCCGCCTGGTCGTGGCGCAGGAGGCACCGGGCCACGTGTCCGTCGGCTCCGAGATCGCGGCGACGGTCACCGAGCGGGCGTTCTACTCGCTCGAGGCGCCGGTCATCCGCGTCTCCGGCTTCGACGCCCCGTTCCCTCCCGCGAAGCTCGAGACGCTGTATCTCCCGGATGCCGACCGCATCCTCGAGGCCGTCGACCGCTCGCTCGCCTACTAG
- a CDS encoding thiamine pyrophosphate-dependent dehydrogenase E1 component subunit alpha, whose protein sequence is MPESDVTVQLLTPAGELAPSDSAEEFLPYFERLTEDDHRGFLRDMRLTRAFDLEATNLQRQGHLGLWAPSTGQEAAQVGSGRATRPQDHVFPAYREHGVALIRGIDPVDIVRLMRGVTHGGWDPAAGNFHLYTLVIGSQALHATGYAMGVAFDGDVATGDPDRDTAVIAYYGDGATSQGDVSEAFVFAASFQTPQVFFLQNNHWAISVPVSTQSRTPLYLRSRGFGVPSTQVDGNDVFASYAVTAKHLDDARNGGGPSFIEALTYRVGAHTSSDDPTKYRTDEELQGWVAKDPIARLEAYLRKQGAPQSLFDGIDEEAKDLAADVRRRTIELTSPALPGIFDHVYSEPHPVTTEQREWLERYEASLEGNR, encoded by the coding sequence ATGCCGGAAAGCGATGTGACGGTCCAGCTCCTGACCCCCGCGGGCGAGCTCGCACCGAGCGACTCCGCAGAGGAGTTCCTCCCGTACTTCGAGCGACTCACGGAGGACGACCACCGCGGCTTCCTCCGCGACATGCGCCTCACGCGGGCGTTCGACCTCGAGGCCACGAACCTCCAGCGCCAGGGCCACCTCGGCCTCTGGGCGCCGAGCACCGGGCAGGAGGCGGCGCAGGTCGGATCCGGTCGGGCCACGCGCCCGCAGGACCACGTGTTCCCCGCCTACCGCGAGCACGGCGTCGCGCTCATCCGCGGCATCGACCCGGTCGACATCGTGCGCCTCATGCGCGGCGTCACGCACGGCGGCTGGGATCCGGCGGCGGGCAACTTCCACCTCTACACGCTGGTCATCGGCTCGCAGGCGCTGCACGCGACGGGCTACGCGATGGGCGTCGCGTTCGACGGCGACGTCGCCACCGGGGATCCCGACCGCGACACCGCCGTCATCGCCTACTACGGCGACGGCGCCACCAGCCAGGGCGACGTGAGCGAGGCGTTCGTCTTCGCCGCGAGCTTCCAGACCCCGCAGGTCTTCTTCCTCCAGAACAACCACTGGGCGATCTCGGTCCCCGTGAGCACGCAGTCGCGGACGCCGCTCTACCTCCGGTCGCGCGGCTTCGGCGTGCCGAGCACGCAGGTCGACGGCAACGACGTCTTCGCGAGCTACGCCGTCACGGCCAAGCACCTCGACGACGCACGCAACGGCGGCGGCCCCTCCTTCATCGAGGCGCTCACGTACCGCGTCGGCGCGCACACCTCGAGCGACGACCCCACGAAGTACCGCACCGACGAGGAGCTGCAGGGCTGGGTCGCGAAGGACCCCATCGCCCGGCTCGAGGCGTACCTGCGGAAGCAGGGCGCGCCGCAGTCGCTCTTCGACGGCATCGACGAGGAGGCCAAGGACCTCGCCGCCGACGTCCGCCGGCGCACCATCGAGCTCACGAGCCCGGCGCTGCCCGGCATCTTCGACCACGTCTACTCGGAGCCGCACCCCGTCACGACGGAGCAGCGCGAGTGGCTCGAGCGCTACGAGGCGTCCCTGGAGGGGAACCGATGA
- a CDS encoding pyridoxal phosphate-dependent aminotransferase, whose translation MIPEPAPLDAAAPVRLRPAIAAMVAYRQGKPAGEDDFKLSSNENPFDPLPSVLARIDQVRDVNRYPDAGATLLRTALAERFGVTVDHVHAGAGSVAILSQLITAAAGPGDEVVHAWRSFEAYPTLITVAGATGVPVPNLPDHSHDVDGMIRALTDRTRVVIVCTPNNPTGTLVTEADLERLLAAVPRDVLVLLDEAYGEFVGPEHALDGMRLLADHPNLVVLRTFSKAYGLAGLRIGYAVGHPRILDAARSAAIPLSVTGHAQHAALASLEHEDELLERVAVLARDRDEAWRALTEQGWDVPRPHGNFVWLATGAETAEVEAQLAAAGLVVRAFAGEGIRVTIGEPASVRKLLNASAGIVRGLPEGHPARR comes from the coding sequence GTGATCCCCGAACCCGCGCCCCTCGACGCCGCCGCCCCCGTGAGGCTCCGTCCCGCCATCGCGGCAATGGTCGCCTACCGCCAGGGCAAGCCCGCCGGCGAGGACGACTTCAAGCTCTCCAGCAACGAGAACCCGTTCGACCCGCTGCCGTCGGTGCTCGCCCGCATCGACCAGGTGCGCGACGTGAACCGCTACCCCGACGCGGGCGCGACCCTGCTGCGCACCGCGCTCGCCGAGCGCTTCGGCGTCACGGTCGACCACGTCCACGCGGGAGCCGGATCCGTGGCGATCCTCTCGCAGCTCATCACGGCGGCCGCGGGCCCGGGTGACGAGGTCGTCCACGCGTGGCGCTCCTTCGAGGCGTATCCCACGCTCATCACGGTCGCGGGGGCGACGGGAGTCCCCGTCCCGAACCTGCCGGACCACTCGCACGACGTCGACGGCATGATCCGGGCGCTCACCGACCGCACGCGCGTCGTCATCGTCTGCACGCCGAACAACCCCACCGGCACGCTCGTCACGGAGGCCGACCTCGAGCGCCTGCTCGCGGCGGTCCCGCGCGACGTGCTCGTGCTCCTCGACGAGGCGTACGGCGAGTTCGTCGGCCCGGAGCATGCCCTCGACGGCATGCGCCTCCTCGCCGACCACCCGAACCTCGTCGTCCTCCGCACCTTCTCCAAGGCGTACGGCCTCGCGGGCCTCCGCATCGGGTACGCGGTGGGTCACCCGCGCATCCTCGACGCCGCCCGCTCCGCCGCCATCCCGCTGTCCGTCACCGGCCACGCGCAGCACGCGGCGCTGGCCTCGCTCGAGCACGAGGACGAGCTGCTGGAGCGCGTCGCCGTGCTCGCGCGCGATCGCGACGAGGCCTGGCGCGCGCTCACGGAGCAGGGCTGGGACGTCCCGCGACCCCACGGCAACTTCGTCTGGCTGGCCACGGGCGCCGAGACCGCCGAGGTGGAGGCGCAGCTCGCGGCCGCCGGGCTCGTGGTGCGCGCGTTCGCGGGCGAGGGGATCCGCGTCACCATCGGCGAGCCCGCCTCTGTCCGGAAGCTACTGAACGCGTCGGCGGGAATTGTCCGGGGGCTGCCGGAGGGCCACCCGGCGCGCCGGTAG
- a CDS encoding phage holin family protein: MPRFLVRVVVNAVALWLTTLIVSGTVVTAYEPGDTTATVLTYLLLGAIFGVVNGVIGTAIRIVAFPLYILTLGLIALIVNGLLFLLVGAISDALGFGLTVEGFWWGVLGALLMALFSWLVGLVLRPVTSRA; encoded by the coding sequence ATGCCCCGATTCCTCGTCCGCGTGGTCGTCAACGCCGTCGCGCTCTGGCTCACCACGCTCATCGTCTCCGGCACCGTCGTGACCGCGTACGAACCGGGCGACACCACGGCCACGGTGCTCACCTACCTCCTGCTCGGCGCGATCTTCGGCGTCGTGAACGGCGTGATCGGGACGGCCATCCGGATCGTCGCATTCCCCCTCTACATCCTCACGCTCGGCCTGATCGCGCTCATCGTCAACGGTCTGCTCTTCCTCCTGGTGGGCGCCATCTCCGACGCGCTCGGCTTCGGCCTCACGGTCGAGGGGTTCTGGTGGGGCGTGCTCGGCGCTCTTCTGATGGCGCTCTTCAGCTGGCTGGTGGGGCTCGTGCTCCGACCGGTGACCTCGAGGGCCTGA
- a CDS encoding low molecular weight protein-tyrosine-phosphatase codes for MGAPDSPAATAPPVFRIAFVCTGNICRSPMAEVVFRDLVQRAGHADRVSVTSAGTGDWHVGEQADARTLAALERRGLSGSAHRAKQFDPDTLPDLDLVVVFDRGQERTLRQWARTEADRAKIHLLLSFDPPQAHLRDVPDPYYTDAAMFDRVLGMIERAARALLAQVEPGIRPPS; via the coding sequence ATGGGAGCCCCCGACTCTCCGGCCGCGACGGCTCCACCCGTCTTCCGGATCGCCTTCGTCTGCACCGGCAACATCTGCCGCTCCCCGATGGCGGAGGTCGTCTTCCGAGACCTCGTGCAGCGCGCCGGGCACGCTGACCGCGTCTCGGTGACGAGCGCCGGGACGGGCGACTGGCACGTGGGCGAGCAGGCGGACGCGCGCACGCTCGCCGCGCTCGAGCGCCGCGGCCTGTCGGGATCCGCGCACCGCGCCAAGCAGTTCGACCCGGACACGCTGCCCGACCTCGACCTGGTGGTCGTGTTCGACCGCGGCCAGGAGCGGACGCTGCGCCAGTGGGCGCGGACGGAGGCGGACCGGGCGAAGATCCACCTGCTGCTGTCGTTCGATCCTCCACAGGCCCACCTGCGGGACGTGCCCGACCCGTACTACACGGACGCGGCGATGTTCGATCGGGTTCTTGGGATGATAGAGCGAGCCGCCCGGGCCCTCCTCGCGCAGGTGGAGCCCGGCATCCGTCCCCCCAGCTAG
- the purB gene encoding adenylosuccinate lyase yields the protein MSPLPPQVLSPLDGRYAPVVTELGEHLSEAGLNRARIHVEIEWLIHLTDRSLLSSSPFTDAQKAALRGVVAGFGQEQIDALARVEAVTRHDVKAVEYFVRDRLEELGLAHVAELTHFACTSEDINNLSYALVIDRAVREVWLPKLVSVIGALRERALLFRDDAMLSRTHGQPATPTTLGKELAVFVHRLERLRADVEDVEVLGKFSGATGTFAAHLAADADVDWPAESRAFVTSLGLVWNPLTTQIESHDWQAELYTRIAHVNRVLHNLCTDVWTYISMGYFRQIPQAGATGSSTMPHKINPIRFENAEANLELSDALLDSLASTLVTSRLQRDLTDSTTQRNVGVALGHSLLALDNIGRGLLEIDVDRALLASDLDANWEILGEAIQTVIRAEIVAGRSSISDPYAVLKELTRGKRVGRDEMRAFVSGLDIGDQAKARLLELTPAGYAGLASRLVDHIL from the coding sequence ATGAGCCCGTTGCCCCCGCAGGTGCTGAGCCCACTCGACGGCCGCTACGCCCCCGTCGTCACCGAGCTCGGCGAGCACCTCTCGGAGGCGGGCCTCAACCGGGCGCGCATCCACGTCGAGATCGAGTGGCTCATCCACCTCACCGACCGGTCGCTCCTCTCCTCCTCGCCGTTCACGGACGCGCAGAAGGCGGCGCTGCGCGGGGTCGTCGCGGGCTTCGGCCAGGAGCAGATCGACGCGCTCGCCCGCGTCGAGGCCGTCACCCGGCACGACGTGAAGGCCGTCGAGTACTTCGTGCGCGACCGCCTGGAGGAGCTCGGCCTCGCGCACGTCGCCGAGCTCACGCACTTCGCGTGCACGAGCGAGGACATCAACAACCTCTCCTACGCGCTCGTCATCGACCGGGCCGTGCGCGAGGTCTGGCTCCCGAAGCTGGTCTCCGTCATCGGCGCGCTCCGCGAGCGGGCCCTCCTCTTCCGCGACGACGCCATGCTGTCGCGCACGCACGGGCAGCCGGCCACGCCCACGACGCTCGGCAAGGAGCTCGCGGTGTTCGTGCACCGGCTCGAGCGCCTGCGGGCCGACGTGGAGGACGTCGAGGTGCTCGGCAAGTTCAGCGGCGCCACGGGCACGTTCGCGGCGCACCTCGCCGCCGACGCGGACGTCGACTGGCCCGCCGAGTCCCGCGCGTTCGTCACGTCGCTCGGCCTCGTGTGGAACCCGCTCACCACGCAGATCGAGTCGCACGACTGGCAGGCGGAGCTCTACACGCGCATCGCCCACGTCAACCGGGTCCTGCACAACCTCTGCACGGACGTGTGGACCTATATCTCCATGGGCTACTTCCGGCAGATCCCCCAGGCGGGCGCCACCGGGTCGTCGACGATGCCCCACAAGATCAACCCCATCCGGTTCGAGAACGCCGAGGCGAACCTCGAGCTGTCGGACGCGCTGCTCGACTCGCTGGCGTCCACGCTCGTCACGTCCCGGCTGCAGCGCGACCTCACGGACTCCACGACGCAGCGCAACGTCGGCGTCGCGCTCGGGCACTCGCTGCTGGCGCTCGACAACATCGGGCGCGGTCTCCTCGAGATCGACGTCGACCGGGCGCTGCTCGCGTCCGACCTCGACGCCAACTGGGAGATCCTCGGCGAGGCCATCCAGACGGTCATCCGCGCCGAGATCGTCGCGGGGCGCAGCTCCATCAGCGACCCGTACGCGGTGCTCAAGGAGCTCACGCGCGGCAAGCGCGTGGGCCGCGACGAGATGCGGGCGTTCGTCTCCGGGCTCGACATCGGGGACCAGGCGAAGGCGCGACTGCTCGAGCTGACCCCGGCCGGGTACGCCGGCCTGGCGTCGCGGCTGGTCGACCACATCCTCTGA
- a CDS encoding HdeD family acid-resistance protein codes for MEREAAVSEDELTFRAAYWPVLLLRALPALALAAFITFSTDHSPSLGLVAFGAFAILSGLITAGLGARALRGPAARLRTSAVAQGAITVVAGVAALLARDGGVLVLLYAVSVWAVVTGFLELVAGLRSRGRVPGATDAITAGALTVVLAVAFLLVPPDLVVQYGGVEQREGQLTAPVVAVGLLGAYAAIVGVFLVIAALSLKWGTSTPTATSAADAPRTTESAS; via the coding sequence ATGGAGAGAGAGGCTGCCGTGTCCGAGGACGAGCTGACGTTCCGGGCGGCGTACTGGCCCGTGCTCCTCCTGCGCGCACTGCCCGCCCTCGCGCTCGCCGCGTTCATCACCTTCTCGACCGACCACTCGCCGTCCCTCGGCCTGGTGGCGTTCGGCGCCTTCGCGATCCTGTCCGGCCTGATCACCGCGGGCCTCGGCGCCCGGGCCCTCCGCGGTCCCGCCGCCCGCCTCCGCACGAGCGCCGTCGCGCAGGGGGCGATCACGGTCGTCGCCGGCGTCGCGGCGCTGCTCGCCAGGGATGGGGGCGTCCTCGTCCTCCTCTACGCCGTCAGCGTCTGGGCCGTCGTCACCGGGTTCCTGGAGCTCGTCGCCGGCCTGCGCTCGCGCGGCCGCGTGCCGGGCGCCACCGACGCGATCACCGCCGGAGCGCTCACCGTCGTGCTCGCCGTCGCCTTCCTCCTGGTGCCGCCGGACCTCGTCGTCCAGTACGGCGGGGTCGAGCAGCGCGAGGGCCAGCTCACCGCGCCCGTCGTGGCCGTCGGCCTCCTGGGCGCCTACGCGGCGATCGTCGGGGTCTTCCTGGTCATCGCCGCCCTGAGCTTGAAATGGGGCACCTCCACGCCCACCGCGACCTCCGCGGCGGACGCCCCCCGGACCACCGAGAGCGCGAGCTGA
- the ppgK gene encoding polyphosphate--glucose phosphotransferase, translating into MPQPETAPRPASESGRATGGFIPVDRAVVAAPEGAAEALLRRDRLALGIDIGGTTLKAGIVDVTTGIRLTERMTVAKPVGGEPEDIADVIAEIVLELTPDEDLPVGVGVPGIVRDGIVRSSAHISDRWLGMDARTAIRERSGIDVLTVNDADAAGVAELEYGVLQGRGGLVILTTLGTGIGTALLHDGTLIPNSELGHVHIDGGDYEMQAAFSAVRREGLTFEAWAARLERYYRHLESIMSPDLIVVGGAAAHEFARFSAFLHLDTEIIAASRGNDAGLVGAALLAHRAGVAPD; encoded by the coding sequence GTGCCCCAGCCCGAGACCGCGCCGCGGCCCGCCTCCGAGAGCGGCCGGGCGACCGGCGGGTTCATCCCCGTCGACCGTGCCGTCGTCGCCGCCCCCGAGGGCGCCGCGGAGGCTCTCCTCCGACGCGATCGGCTGGCCCTCGGCATCGACATCGGCGGCACGACGCTCAAGGCCGGGATCGTCGACGTGACCACGGGGATCCGGCTCACCGAGCGCATGACCGTGGCGAAGCCCGTCGGCGGTGAGCCCGAGGACATCGCGGACGTGATCGCCGAGATCGTGCTGGAGCTGACGCCCGACGAGGACCTGCCCGTGGGCGTCGGCGTGCCCGGCATCGTGCGAGACGGCATCGTGCGCTCCTCCGCGCACATCTCCGACCGCTGGCTCGGCATGGACGCGCGCACCGCGATCCGCGAGCGCAGCGGGATCGACGTCCTCACCGTCAACGACGCCGACGCAGCCGGGGTGGCGGAGCTCGAGTACGGCGTGCTGCAGGGCCGCGGCGGCCTGGTGATCCTCACGACGCTCGGCACCGGCATCGGCACGGCGCTGCTGCACGACGGCACGCTCATCCCGAACAGCGAGCTCGGCCACGTCCACATCGACGGCGGCGACTACGAGATGCAGGCCGCGTTCTCCGCCGTCCGGCGCGAGGGGCTGACGTTCGAGGCGTGGGCGGCGCGACTGGAGCGGTACTACCGGCACCTCGAGTCGATCATGTCGCCCGACCTCATCGTGGTGGGCGGCGCGGCCGCGCACGAGTTCGCGCGCTTCTCGGCGTTCCTGCACCTCGACACCGAGATCATCGCGGCCAGCCGGGGCAACGACGCCGGGCTGGTCGGCGCGGCGCTGCTCGCGCACCGGGCGGGCGTCGCGCCCGACTGA
- a CDS encoding glycerate kinase gives MSTAAPRTLRVVMSPDSLTGSATAVEAAEALRRGWLRARPGDDVVIAPMADGGQGTIDVLAAAIPGARRVPVRVPGPDDRPVDARWLLLPDGTGVVEVASTSGITLLDPLRPLTAHTRGFGRAIRAALDSGVPRLLLALGGSSSTDGGMGALRELGARALRADGSPVGDGGVALADVATVDLTGLRALPAGGALILGDVTAPLTGPAGAAAVYGPQKGATPADVGALGAGLAHLAGLLQVDPATPGAGAAGGTAAGLVAWGAVVGSGSAGVADAIGLAGLVADADVVLTGEGRFDAQSRTGKVASHVLDLARAHGTAAIMVAGAIAAPTDGFAAARSLTDLAGSVAAARADAVTWLERAAEDLARGQEWRD, from the coding sequence ATGAGCACCGCCGCTCCCCGCACGCTGCGCGTCGTCATGTCCCCCGACTCGCTCACCGGATCCGCCACCGCCGTCGAGGCCGCCGAGGCCCTCCGCCGCGGCTGGCTCCGCGCACGACCCGGCGACGACGTGGTGATCGCGCCCATGGCCGACGGCGGGCAGGGCACCATCGACGTGCTCGCGGCCGCCATCCCGGGAGCGCGCCGCGTGCCCGTCCGCGTCCCCGGACCCGACGACCGGCCCGTCGACGCGCGCTGGCTCCTGCTGCCCGACGGCACGGGCGTGGTCGAGGTCGCCTCGACGAGCGGCATCACGCTGCTGGATCCGCTCCGACCGCTCACCGCCCACACCCGCGGCTTCGGCCGCGCGATCCGGGCGGCGCTCGACTCCGGCGTCCCGCGCCTGCTCCTCGCGCTCGGCGGCAGCTCGTCCACGGACGGCGGCATGGGCGCGCTCCGCGAGCTCGGGGCGCGGGCCCTCCGCGCGGACGGATCCCCGGTGGGCGACGGCGGCGTCGCGCTCGCGGACGTCGCGACGGTCGACCTCACCGGGCTCCGGGCGCTCCCGGCGGGCGGAGCGCTGATCCTCGGCGACGTCACCGCTCCCCTCACCGGGCCCGCCGGCGCCGCCGCCGTCTACGGCCCGCAGAAGGGCGCGACGCCCGCGGACGTGGGCGCTCTCGGCGCGGGCCTCGCCCACCTCGCCGGCCTGCTCCAGGTGGATCCGGCCACCCCGGGTGCGGGCGCGGCGGGCGGCACCGCGGCCGGCCTCGTCGCGTGGGGCGCGGTCGTGGGATCCGGATCCGCCGGCGTGGCCGACGCGATCGGCCTGGCCGGGCTCGTCGCGGACGCCGACGTCGTGCTCACGGGCGAGGGCCGCTTCGACGCGCAGTCGAGGACGGGCAAGGTCGCCTCGCACGTGCTCGACCTGGCGAGGGCGCACGGGACCGCGGCGATCATGGTGGCCGGCGCCATCGCCGCCCCCACCGACGGGTTCGCGGCCGCGCGCTCCCTCACCGACCTCGCCGGATCCGTCGCCGCCGCGCGCGCGGACGCCGTCACCTGGCTCGAGCGCGCCGCGGAGGACCTGGCGCGCGGGCAGGAGTGGCGCGACTGA
- a CDS encoding glycosyltransferase: MRIAFVSLHTSPIQTPSTGDAGGLNVYLLELARSLGRQGHEVQLITRATDPADPAVLPVAPGVELRALRAGPVGPLAKEELPGITDAFAAALAALPPADVVHAHYWLSAVAALPVARAWGVPHVLTLHSVSAGKNRRLVAGDTPEPASRLADEGRLVRASDLVVASAESEKRLLVEAYDADPAAVHVVAPGVEEAFLREPSGRDGGGRVRIVLLGRIQPLKGQDVALRALALLDPATRPLLVIAGGVSPGRDAYAASLHALVRSLGLEDDVLFAGALDRAATARVLAGAHLALMPSAAETYGLVALEAAACGTPVVAARTEGLVDSVRDGVSGVFVPTRDPADWARAIRDLLADRPALARLSASARAYAARRTWDVAAADVAEEYRALRERGTSGGAGGAEPGAGARD, encoded by the coding sequence ATGAGGATCGCGTTCGTCTCGCTGCACACGTCGCCGATCCAGACACCCAGCACCGGCGACGCAGGTGGGCTCAACGTCTACCTGCTGGAGCTCGCGCGGAGCCTCGGACGGCAGGGGCACGAGGTGCAGCTGATCACGCGCGCCACGGATCCGGCCGACCCGGCCGTGCTCCCCGTCGCGCCGGGCGTCGAGCTGCGGGCGCTCCGGGCGGGGCCGGTCGGCCCGCTCGCGAAGGAGGAGCTGCCCGGGATCACGGACGCCTTCGCCGCGGCGCTCGCCGCGCTGCCGCCGGCGGACGTCGTGCACGCGCACTACTGGCTGTCGGCCGTCGCCGCGCTGCCGGTCGCGCGCGCATGGGGCGTGCCGCACGTGCTGACGCTGCACTCGGTGTCCGCGGGCAAGAACCGCCGACTCGTGGCGGGGGACACCCCGGAGCCCGCCTCGCGGCTCGCGGACGAGGGGCGGCTCGTGCGCGCGTCGGACCTCGTGGTCGCGTCCGCGGAGTCGGAGAAGCGGCTGCTCGTGGAGGCCTACGACGCGGATCCCGCCGCGGTGCACGTCGTGGCGCCTGGCGTGGAGGAGGCGTTCCTACGGGAGCCGTCGGGCCGCGACGGCGGGGGGCGGGTGCGGATCGTGCTGCTCGGGCGGATCCAGCCGCTCAAGGGCCAGGACGTCGCGCTGCGAGCCCTCGCCCTGCTGGATCCCGCGACCCGGCCCCTGCTCGTGATCGCCGGCGGGGTCTCACCCGGCCGGGACGCGTACGCGGCGAGCCTGCACGCGCTCGTGCGGTCGCTCGGCCTCGAGGACGACGTCCTCTTCGCGGGCGCGCTCGACCGGGCGGCCACCGCCCGCGTCCTCGCCGGCGCGCACCTCGCGCTCATGCCGTCGGCGGCCGAGACCTACGGGCTCGTGGCGCTCGAGGCCGCCGCGTGCGGCACGCCCGTCGTCGCGGCGCGGACGGAGGGACTGGTCGACTCGGTGCGGGACGGCGTGAGCGGCGTGTTCGTGCCGACGCGGGATCCCGCCGACTGGGCCCGGGCGATCCGCGACCTGCTCGCCGACCGGCCCGCCCTCGCGCGGCTCTCGGCGTCGGCCCGGGCGTACGCGGCCAGGCGCACGTGGGACGTCGCGGCGGCGGACGTGGCGGAGGAGTACCGGGCGCTGCGGGAGCGGGGCACGTCGGGTGGCGCGGGGGGCGCGGAACCGGGCGCGGGCGCTCGGGACTGA
- a CDS encoding MerR family transcriptional regulator, with amino-acid sequence MTRPAGPATMQIGELAERTGMSHRTLRHYDETGLLRPSGRSDGGFRLYTADDLERLLLIRRMKPLGFSLEEMVRLLEVTDALDAAGPGDDVASLRADLAAFVADAEERRRRLAEHLAMADEFLDRLRAR; translated from the coding sequence ATGACGCGACCTGCCGGCCCCGCGACCATGCAGATCGGCGAGCTCGCCGAGCGCACCGGCATGTCCCACCGCACGCTCCGCCACTACGACGAGACCGGCCTCCTGCGCCCGTCCGGCCGCTCGGACGGGGGCTTCCGCCTCTACACGGCCGACGACCTGGAGCGCCTCCTCCTCATCCGCCGGATGAAGCCGCTCGGCTTCTCGCTCGAGGAGATGGTGCGCCTGCTCGAGGTCACGGACGCCCTCGACGCCGCCGGGCCCGGCGACGACGTGGCCTCCCTGCGCGCGGACCTCGCCGCCTTCGTCGCCGACGCGGAGGAGCGGCGTCGCCGCCTGGCCGAGCACCTCGCCATGGCCGACGAGTTCCTCGACCGCCTCCGGGCCCGCTGA